gaatatacacggaaaatatgcatgaatcggccttgtactagagtttgggctaaattgcccgtgtatctataaatatagtaggatacgtgtcggttaggattaaaaggtagagtttagctcgtacacggttgggattattcccacgatagagagtctacggactataaatatgtatctagggttattgagaaaagaggacgatcacgttcacaacaaatcaatctaggcgcatcgctaccccttgtttcgagggtttcttccgggtaagcaccatgctgcctacatcgcatctcgcgatctaggcagtattgagtttattcgttgttcatgcgttgctcgtgctgaagccttgttgatggcgagcaacgtagttatcatagatgtgttagggttagcattgttttaccttgatatatgcttttatctatgctatccctagacatctagctgcctttacacctatcttaggtgtaagggcagcaccttgcttgatctttgtttagtagatccgatccgttatgattgctccttgttcttcaaggattagtttgatatctacatagttaggccttgcaaacgggttgaatgatccagtagtgcgtaaggtgtaatTTACCGATCCTAGGGAGGATGTTCcaggaatcaactccacgttggtttttaggccttgcctagggttggtttgttatcatctttcgtgtctgccaggctcaattacgtgtaggacgttccggttatgtggtgaaaaccctaaatcgtcgtagatcgttttaactcaatattgatcaagcaggaccaccatgttatcgtagatctcatacgaatcatgggtggatcggctccttgagccgattcacaggacaacctgagagccgatcgaggctcgtatttaatgtttacgtgtatgccatgcaggaaactagccgaagcaatccatcaccttcctgaccaggtataggtcaggtggcacgcccttgcaccagcatcggacgtgcgtgccggagcattgcgggccatcgcccgagggaccagggcccaccagaagtcctgggagcctcccggctctacgtgttgcccgtcgctactcgccggtgggttttggtggtcaacactaccgtagtaacgaatcttcaagggctcaaGAACCTGCAAGCACACACAAACACATAATATTATGCCATATCCAAGGGAATAAAACAAGTAGTGCTAACAAAAAAAATATTAGTACCTGCCCTAGGTCCGCCTTATAATAGGCCCGGTGATGCCTGTCATAGTAATCATTgaggagccacaccatcctacagtTTTTCCGCATATGCACACATTAAGAATTACCATAATATCATCATACATGTTCTAAATTTTGGGTTTCCTAACAAATATGATACATATATGACAATATGGACTCCAACACATACATAAGaatatctagggttccaacacATACACACATACATGGGAATATGGATACATACATATCTAGGATTCCAACACATACACACATTCATGGAAATTTGATGTCTAGGATTCCAACACTTGGGttccaacacatacatacatgaggatatggatttcaacacatacatgagaatatggatTTCAATATCTAAAATTTCATATCTTGCTTCCATGTCTAAATTGAATTAAATCCGAGCAAATCTTGCATGAATCGAAGGGTAATACATTGAGGAATGGATGAGGATCGAAATGGTCGGCCAGATCCGACAAATCCGTGGTGGATTTGGTAGGGGGTGGAGGAGAGGCGGCCGACAACGGCAGTTGCGGTCGAAACAGAGAGGAagagaaagaagagaagaaggcccGGGTCGGGCTGGGGCGGCTTGGGCGCCACACATaacaggatgtgtggcgcccttccgagcGACACCATACATTTAAAGTGTGGCGTCCGTGGAAGCGGCGCCACACGCCCTGCCACGTCGGCTGGTTAACGGCGCGCAGTGTCGACTGTGGCACGCCGACCAAGATCTGTGGCGCCGTTCGCATGGACAGTGTGGCGCCGCTCGGAAGGGCGCCACAAAAAAGGGTTAGGCCAGTAAAATAGTTTATCCAGAAGGCTTTTTCTTTGCCAAAAAGTCatttttgtcaaaatcgcccAAACTTATCTACCAGTAAGTTAACTTTTCAATCCGGAAAACACCCGACATTTCAAAGGCTCTCCCTATAAAAAAAAGTAAACAAAACAGTCAAGCTTGAGCTTATCTGGTTCCCATGTGTCCCATGTCAACGGTGAAGCTGCCGCCACCAACCCACTCACGCCATCAATAGATTAAAGCTTCGACAACGCCTAGCTAGCTACTCCCCGTCCCGCCATACCAAATCTCAGTGACCCAACCGATCCGGCCACACCCAACAGCAGCCGGTGCACCACCTTGCCTGCCGGCCATGGCTGCTGCTCCTGTCACTGTCACCGTTGTGCCACGCTTGAAGCTGGGTTCTCAGGGGATGGAGGTCTCGGCGCAGGGCCTCGGCTGCATGGGCATGTCCGCCATCTACGGCCCGGCCGAGCCCGAGCCAGACATGGTCGCGCTCATCcaccacgccgtcgccgccggcgtcaCCCTGCTCGACTCCTCCGACATCTACGGGCCGCACACCAACGAGATCCTCCTCGGCAAGGTCAGTTCTAACTTCTGGACTCTAAAGTAGCTTAATACTAGTGCCATCTTCACCTTTTTCGCTTTATGGACGTGTGGTGAAGGTGCTCGATGTGCTTGTATGTGACAGGCGCTGCAAGGCGGTGTGAGGGAGAAGGTGGATCTGGCCACCAAGTTCGGCCTCTCGTTTGCCGACGGCAAGCGGGAGATCCGTGGCGATCCGGCGTATGTGCGGGCGGCGTGCGAGGGCAGCCTTAAGCGGCTCGGCGTCGATTGCATTGATCTCTACTACCAGCACCGCATAGATACCAGGGTGCCTATCGAGGTCACGGTGAGTATTATAGTGTAATTGGTTTCTTGGTTTCTTTGTGCTTTTGGAGTGGTTTTAGTGTTTGTTGTGGTGgtaatttttttttaaatggTGTTGTGGTGGTAATGATTATGGATACACATACAAGTGGAGATGGTAGGTGAGAGGTCAATCTACTACTTAAACATAGAGAGGGATGGGGGTTGGTGTCTTAAGTGACTATCTTTTATCTCCACACTCAGCTGCCAGGCGCCTTGTATTCTCACCCTTGTCTTTGTATGCTGTTATAATGTGAGCCATGCATTCATTTTTAATATTGCAAACTAAATTTATATCCACCTTATTAAGATTGGAGAGCTCAAGAAGCTAGTCGAAGAAGGAAAGATCAAATACATCGGATTATCCGAAGCTTCTGCATCAACAATCAGAAGGGCTCATGCTGTTCATCCTATCACTGCAGTTCAGTTGGAGTGGTCACTATGGACTAGAGACGTGGAAGAAGATATAATTCCAACTTGCAGGTATTGTATAAAAACCACGCCATGTAGTTTGTTGAAAAATTCATACGCTTTATTTACTGAAATGTCTTTTTTTTCTTGACAATTTCAGAGAACTTGGAATTGGAATTGTAGCTTACAGCCCACTTGGCAGAGGGTTCTTCTCTAAAGGATCAAAACTGGTTGACTCGCTATCAGACCAGGACTTCCGCAGAGTGAGTTTCATGTCATTATTGTTATTCTTGTAGCTTCATGAACTAACCACTAGAACCAAAAGACTGAACTTAATGGATAGAAGgcgggcaatccacatatactcaCTGGCGGACCTACGCTGAAACAAAACCATGCCATTGCCCGCCCTGCCCCAAATCATTTTCTCCTTTATCAATCGATTATCTAGCACTAAAACTCCATTAATTCTGTCCAAACTCACTGCTCCTTTTTGTTTTCTCATCAAAAAAATATGATTTGGCCCGCCAAGGTTTCTTGTCAAGCTCCACCACTGCATATATTGTAAAACCCCCTCCCACGTGTGACTCAATGATGCCTAGACGCGAATAGAATCTCACGTAAGACATTGAGGCCTATACGTGGACACATATAGAGGGGAAGAGTAATTTAATAAATTTGAATTGCGAAAGCCGAGATTTTAACCCAAGACCTCTTATACTATATCATTTAATTCTTTGTTGTCTGTTAGAAGGCACACAATCAGccatcattttttttgaaatggggtaGCCCCGGCCTCTGCAAATCTGCCAtcatctttttttttctcttcGAAATGGGGTAGCCCTGGCCTCTGCAAATCTGCCATCAGCTGACTTATTAGGTTTATCTTTTGTCGAAATGGTCATCTTTCCACTAAACGATTTTTTTAAAAACTATGCTTGAATGTGTTGTCAATTTCTTACTAGAAAAAGGAAATGGAACTTCTACGACCAGTTGGTTATTCACCGAGGACTTATTTTGCAGAATTTGCCCAGATTTCAACCACAGAATCTTGAGAAGAATGACCAGATATTTAAGCATGTTAACGCAATGGCAACAAGAAAAGGGTGCACACCATCACAACTTGCATTGGCCTGGGTTCATCATCAGGGGATCGATGTTTGCCCCATACCTGGCACAACAAAAATCGAGAATTTCAACCAGAACGTGGGAGCGCTATCTGTGAAGCTCACACCAGAGGAGATGGCCGAACTCGAGTCCTACGCCAGTGCAGGTGATGTCCAGGGTGACCGGTATGCTGGAGTGGCGAGTACTTGGAAAGATTCTGAGACCCCTCCATTGTCATCCTGGAAGGCTGAGTAGACATTTTCATTTTCTTCAATGAGACTACAGGAGTCCCCGATTCAAACAAATAAAAGAAGAGCCTTATCGTATTCATATTTTGTGACTGCCAATTAGAGTTGGACATGCATTACTGTGCATGCCAGTCTGTGAACCGAACTGAGCTGTGATTTTGTGTGTGTATTGTATGTCTTTGTTCTCGGTATATGTACAATTAGTACGTTGAATAAGCTTCTGAGCTCTACTGCCCCATAAGGCCCTCTTTCATTGAAAGTATCTTCCTAGTGATTTTGTTTCTAATCCTTAGAACTTTTTTCCTATGCGGGTTGTTTGATTCGTAATATTAACTCAGCATGGGAGCTTCTGTCCTTCTTTTGCAATACTTAAGAAGGTCTATAATGGCCAAATTCTTATTCAAGCCTTCTCTACCCAACGGCTGGCTTCTGTGAGGAAGGCGGCGCAAAGGTTTATTCAATTTGCAAATAAAATCCCGGAATCCAGCATTTTTATAATGCGaatttaattagtcactccatcaCAGCAGCAGTTAGTTTGCCGAAGTGGCTGGTTGGACACGTCAGCAAACTACAGTGTATTTGCACCTCTAGTTGTAAATCCTTTGAGGTTGTGCTTAACTGCTTTGCTAGTTCTTAATAAGTTCTTACTATTCATTTACTCACGCTTTTACTGAGGTTAATTATGGGCATGAAGCTGTATGATGACATCCCCTAAGAAAAACGATTTGTATGATTATTTTGTAAATCCTTTGAGTTTGTTGACTCTGAAAAGTCACCCAAAAGgcaaaaaaagaagaagaggaaaTTCAGCTGCATCCTTGCAGGCTTGCCGGTGGCGTGGCGGTACGGCAGCATCCCACCGGAGTATATATGTGGTGACGCCTATCCCGTTAATTAGCCTCACATAGTCAGTCAGACACGCTGACACTATATAAGCCCACTGCCTACTCCACAATAATCGGCACCCCAAACCACGGCACGTCGTCAGGCGATCCGGCCAGAACCAAGAGCGCACCACCTTGCCGTACATGGCGGCCGCTCCTGCCACGATGGTGCCACGCTTGAAGTTGGGTTCTCAGGGGATGGAGGTCTCGGCGCAGGGCCTCGGCTGCATGAGCATGTCCGCCTCCTTGTACGGCCCGCCCAAGCCCGAGCCAGACATGGTCGCGCTCATCcaccacgccgtcgccgccggcgtcaCCCTGcttgttgagatacatatccttacatatccggatgtgtatcttctgtagttatgtatagcgataTATATCTTTGTATTTATTATTGAGCCCGtctccttccttgtatagtcgaggacgtggcctatatacgtaacgccatatgcacccaatcaatacattgtgagttgcatccctttctacatggtatcagacaccTACCGTTCCTAACCTAGCCGTCACGCCCCTCTCTCCCCGCGCGCCGCCCCACCATCCAACCCTAGCGCTGCCGCCCTTGTGCCGCCGCTGCGTGTGCTCCTCctcacgccgcgccgccgccgccgcacctgcAGCCGCTGCCGCGCCTCCCTCCCCAACCCCGCGCCGTCGTCGTCCCCTGCGCGCGCGTCGTCATGTCGTCGGTCTCCAACGGTAGCAACCCCTTCGCCTACAACCCATGGACGGGGGTCATCTACGCCTACAGCATGCCGGTGCCGCGCCCGCTGACTCACCAGGCGCACTTCACCGCGACAACACCCTACGCCTCGGCCTTcaccgccacgacgccgtcctACGCCCCGGCCTACCATGccgcgcccgcacctggctcttaCGCCGGTGGCGGCAACTGGTTTATGGACACGGGCGCCTCGTCTCACATGGCCGCTCACCGGGGTAACCTTTCCCATTCTTTCCCACTTCCACCGAGTCTCGCATCATTGTCGGTAACGGCGCCGGTCTTCCTATTTCTCACATTGGTTCTGCTAATTTTCCTTCTACTTCTAAACCACTGTCTCTTAATAATGTCCTTGTGTCTTCCCAGCTTATTCAGAATTTAGTCTCTGTTAAAACTCTTTCTCGTGACAACTCTGTGTCTGTTGAATTTGACGCGTTTGGTTTTTCTGTTAAGGACGCCCGCACCCGGATGATCCTCCATCGATGTGAGAGCTCCGACGATTTGTATCCGGTGATGTCGCCTTCCACCCCTGGCGCCGCACCTCGTGCTCTCTCCGCAGGCGTTGATCTTTGGCATGCTCGTCTTGGACATCCCGATGCCAACACGCTTCACCAAATAATGAGGGGTTTTTCGTTTTCATCTACTAAACAGTCTTCACATAGTTGCGAAGCATGTCGTCTTGGTAAACACGTCCGTCTTCCTTTTAGTCAGTTTTCCACCGTTGCGTCTTTTCCTTTTGAGTTAAttcatagtgatgtatggacCTCTCCAATCCCGAGTAATACTGGTCTTCTTTATTACCTAgttattcttgatgatttttCTCATTTTGTGTGGACGTTTCCCCTCTGTAAAAAGTCCGATGTCGCCACCACTCTCACAGCCTTCTACGCCTATGTTTCCACCCAGTTCGGTCGCCCCATCCACGCCCTACAAACTGACAACGGAAAAGAGTTTGACAATGTCGCCGTCCGCACCCTACTCTCCTCCCACGGCACTATTTTCCATCTGACCTGTCCATACACGTCCCAACAAAACCGCCGCGCCGAGCGTATCCTCCGCACCCTCAACGACTGCGTCCGCACACTCCTATTCCACAGCCATGTTCCCCCCACCTTTTGGCCTGACGCCTTAGCCACCCTCCTTGTCAACCTTCGTCCGTGTCGTCCCCGCTGGAACTATGCACCTCATCACCTCCTTTACGGTTCCCCTCCATCCTACGACGGTCTTCAGATTTTTGGTTGTCGTTGTTATCCTAGTATCGCCGCCACCACTCCTCATAAACTCGCCCCTCGTTCCGTTCCGTGTGTTTTCCTCGGTTACCCGGCTAACGCCAAAGGCTACCGCTGCTATGATCCGGTTTCTCACCGCGTCATCACCtcccggcacgtgtactttgatGAGCATTGCTTTCCTTTTGCACAGAGACAGGTGGTCGCCACTCCTCCTTCGACTACTGATGGTCCCCGGCGTCGACCCCCTGCTGGTCCGCCGGCTGCAGTGCCCTCGAGCTCGGACTCGGGCACTGCCTCGTCGTTCTCCGCCGCGCCCTTCAGCTCTGGCTCGGGCGCTGCCTCACCACCCTCTGGGTCACCCTCGAGCCATGTCTCGTGTGACCCCACGCCGACACCCGCGTCGACACCCGTGCCGACACCTACGCCGACGCCCGTCTCGACGTCGCCtgcgtcgccctcgagcctcaGCTCGGGCGCCGCGCCGTATTCGCCGGGCGACGCCCCTTCGCCGGGTTCATCCGCCTCGACGCCGCTTGCGTCGCCCTTGAGCCTCAGCTCGGGCACCGCGCCGTCTTCGCCGGGCGACGCCTCGcctccggctccgcctccgcctcctccgccgccggccacGGAGCCCCTCACACACGCCCGTGCAGGGATTCGCGTCCTGAGCATGCGGTACCCCTCGGACGAGTACGTCTGCACCGCGTCGACTTCCGCGCCTTCACCATCCACGCCATCGCCCCTGCCCGCCTATGCCCGGGCTGCTCTCCGCGACCCGCAGTGGCTTGCGGCCATGCAGGATGAGTTCGACGCCCTGCAGCGGAACCAGACATGGACGCTTGTTTCCCGACCCCCTCACGCTAACATCATCACCgggaagtgggtcttcaagcacaagttccATCCGGACGGTACTCTCGACCGTCACAAGGTGCGGTGGGTGGTTCGTGGCTTTCGCCAGCGTGCCGGCGTCGACTTCACCGACACCTTCACCCCGGTTGTCAAGCCCGGGACGATCCGCACCGTCCTTCAGCTCGCGGTCTCCCGTGCGTGGCCCATGCACCAGATGGATGTCTCCAACACCTTCCTTCACGGCCATCTCGAGGAGCAGGTCTTCTGCCAGCAGCCCACGGGATTCATCGACAGCGCCCACCCCGACCATGTGTGCCTGCTCTCGCGCTCGTTATACGGGCTCAAGCAGGCCCcacgcgcctggtaccagcgcatcgcaGCGTTTCTTCACCAACTCGGCTTCCGCTCCACCCGCTCCAATGCCTCGCTGTTTGTGTACAACAATGGCACCACCACCGCGTACATGCtgctctacgtcgacgacatcatcttgACGGCTAGCTCGACGGACCTCCTGCGACAGATCACTGAGCGTCTTCGCGCTGAGTTTGCCCTCAAGGACTTGGGGCCcctgcactacttcctcggcatcgaggtcgtaCGTCGCACCGACGGCTTCGTCCTTCATCAGCGTAAGTACGCCCACGAGCTCCTGGACCGCGCCGGTATGCTTAATTGCAAACCCGCGGCCACGCCTGTTGACACGAAGTCCAAGCTCTCCGCCACGGATGGTTCGTTGGCCACAGACGCGTCATTTTATcgctccatcgtcggtgccctgcagtacctcaccttaactcgccccgagctgcagtacgctgtccagcaggtgtgccttcacatgcatgctccgcgggatcctcattgggctgcggtcaagcggatcctccgctacattcgtggcaccatggacttcggcctctccctccacgcctccaccgccacggacatcgtcgcctactcggacgcCGATTGGGCAGGCTGCCCCGACACGCGTCGCTCCACGTCTGGATACTGCGTCTACTTCG
This region of Lolium perenne isolate Kyuss_39 chromosome 2, Kyuss_2.0, whole genome shotgun sequence genomic DNA includes:
- the LOC127334234 gene encoding probable aldo-keto reductase 2; the protein is MAAAPVTVTVVPRLKLGSQGMEVSAQGLGCMGMSAIYGPAEPEPDMVALIHHAVAAGVTLLDSSDIYGPHTNEILLGKALQGGVREKVDLATKFGLSFADGKREIRGDPAYVRAACEGSLKRLGVDCIDLYYQHRIDTRVPIEVTIGELKKLVEEGKIKYIGLSEASASTIRRAHAVHPITAVQLEWSLWTRDVEEDIIPTCRELGIGIVAYSPLGRGFFSKGSKLVDSLSDQDFRRNLPRFQPQNLEKNDQIFKHVNAMATRKGCTPSQLALAWVHHQGIDVCPIPGTTKIENFNQNVGALSVKLTPEEMAELESYASAGDVQGDRYAGVASTWKDSETPPLSSWKAE